The sequence below is a genomic window from Luteimonas viscosa.
CGGGTCGGATCCGGCTTCTTCCTCGAACCCGCCCTGGATGCCGTATCCGGTATCGTTTTCCGGCTCGGCGGGCGGCGGCTGCGCCGTGGCAGGGAGGGCCAGCGCCAGGGCGAGCGCCAGCAGGGACCCGGTGGGGCAGGTGCGTTTCATGTCGATCTCCTCGGACGGGAAGCGGTGGCCGGCGGCCACCTGTTCCTGCAGTCGGGATCGACGGGAGAAGCCCGCCACGCGACCGCGCCCGTGACGGGCGCGGCTTGCGCGTGGGTTCAGGCTGCCTTGCGCTCGGGTCCGGGCAGCGCACCCAGGGCAGCGGCGATCGATGCCGCGCGGTGTTCGGGCGACAGGCCGATCCCGTCGGCACGCACGAACTCGATGTCCTGCACGCCGAGGAAGCCCAGCGTGTGCCGCAGGTAAGGCTCGACGAAGTCGGAAGGCTGTCCGTCGTGGATGCCCCCGGCCGCGGTGGCGACGATGACACGCTTGCCGCCCGCGAGTCCCACGGGCCCGTTTTCGGTGTAGCGGAAGGTTCGCCCGCGCACCGCGATGCGGTCGATCCAGGCCTTGAGCGTGGAGGGGATCGCGAAGTTGTACATCGGGGCGCCGATCACCACGACGTCGGCCTCGAGGAATTCGCGAAGGGCCGTCTCGCCGCGCGCGGCCTCGAGCGCATCGCTCCCGGCCAGGGTGGCCGCGGACAGGTGCGGCAGCGGGTCTCGGGCAAGATCGCGGGACTGGACTTCCAGCCCACGCACCCGGGACCGCCAGCGTGCGACGATGGCGGCCGTGAGTTCGCGGGTGACCGACTGGTCGCCCAGAACGCTGGAATCGATGTGCAGCAGTTTCATGGGCCTCGCTCCTCGGGTTGGTTCGGCGGGCGTCGCCGCCACGGAGATAAGGTAGTGCGTTGCATGAGTGGAATAAACGTGGTGAAATATCACGCATCGTTCCATAAAGGAGGTTAAAGTGCAGGACCTCAATGATCTGTATTACTTCGCGATGGTGGTCGACCACGGTGGTTTCGCCGCGGCCGAGCGCGCGCTCGGGATCCCCAAGTCTCGCCTGAGCCGCCGCATCAGCCAGCTTGAGAACGAGCTCGGTGTGCGCCTGCTGCAGCGTTCGACGCGCCGGTTCGCGGTCACCGACGTCGGCCAGAGCGTGCACCGCCATGCCCAGTCGATGCTGGCCGAGGCCACCGCCGCGCGCGAGGTCGTGGACCGGCTCAGCGCGGAGCCGCGCGGCGTGGTGAAGGCCAGCGTCCCCGTGGGCGTGGCGCAACAGTTGATGCCCAAGCTGCTGCCGGATTTCCTGGCGCGGTTCCCCGACGTGCGGGTGCAGTTGCATGTCAGCAACCGTCGCGTGGACGTGATCAACGAAGGCTTCGACGTGGCGATCCGCGTGCGCACCAAGTTCGACGACGACGGCAGCCTGGTGATGCGCAGCTTCGGCATGATCCAGGAACTGCTGGTCGCCAGCCCGCGCTACCTCGATCGTGCCGGTCGTCCGAAGACCCCCGAGGATCTCGAGGGCCACACCTCGATGAGCATGGGCGAGGACGAGGGCCGGCAGCGCTGGGAACTGCAGGGACGCGACGGCGAGGTGCGCCGGATCGAGCTCAAGCCCAGGGTCTCGGGCTTCGACTTCCCGATGCTGATGGACCTGGCCAAGCAGGGTCTGGGCATCACCATGCTGCCCGAAACCCTGTGCGCCGACGCGGTGCGCAGCGGCGAGCTGGAAGTGGTGCTGCCCGAGTGGCGGCTGCCGCAGGGCGTGGCGCACGCGGTGTTCGCCTCGCGCCGCGGCATGCTGCCGGCGGTGCGCGTGTTCATCGATTTCCTGGCCGAGCGGCTGCCGACGCTGATCGAGGAATCCAGCCTCAACTGCCGGCACTGCGGCAAGGACGGGGCCGAGGAGGGGGACCCGGGACGGGTGGCAGCTCCCCGCCGGAAGCCGGCGTCCGCGCCTGCGCAAGCGGCCATGCGCTAGCGCGATCCAGGCGCCTGCCGTGCCCGGGCGGCAGGCGCGGTACCGCGAGCATCGCGCTGCTGCGGATGCGGTCGCTGGACCGGGCACAGGTGCACGTCCGCATGGCGCTACGCCCGACGCGCGGCAACGCGGCTACGGGGTACCGATCCCGCAATGCCCTGCGGCGTCGGACCGTGGCCCCGCCGTTCGGTGGCCGGGACGCGGGGCGGAGCGCGCAACGACGCAGCCGGCGCCCAAACCGGCGACAATATGCGCCGCCGGAAGGGTGGCAGAGTGGTCGATTGCAGCGGTCTTGAAAACCGCCGATGGGAAACCATCCGTGGGTTCGAATCCCACCCCTTCCGCCAGTTCTTTCCATCGTCCGGGCAGCGGGCCGGGTGTGCGGCCACGTTCCCGCAGCGCTGGCCGGCAAGGTGGCGCCTCGTGCGCCTCACTGGACCAGCATGACATCCTCGAGCCGTTCCAGCAGTTCGCGCGGACCCAGCTCGACCAGCGCATAGGCATCGGAGAGCTCGAAGGGGTCGGCGAGCACCCCGCCGGTGGCCGGATGGTCGGTCAGCGGCACGTAGACGCTGAGGTCCGATGCACCGATGCGCGGGGGCAGGGGGGGCAGGGCAGTCCCTGGTGACTCCGTGCCACGGTCCGCCTACGAAGGTCACGTGCATGTCGTTCCCCTTCCAGCCTGGAGACACGCTAGACAGGCAGGCGTGATGGAGGCGTCTTCGGCCAGCTGCCAGCCACCGGCAGCCGTACCGCTGACGTCATCTTGCCACGCGTGGCGTACCGTTCGCCCTTTCCACGCTTCGCAGGCAGGACATGGGAGTCGGAAGGACATCGCCACGGCCGCGCCGACGCGTCGGCGCGAGGGGCATGCGGTCGGGCCGGGCGGCGACCACCGCCACTGCCGGATTTCCGTGAGTGGGCCCCGCAACGAACCGATGGCGGGCAGCGCGACCGATGGCTGATCGCAACCCGCTGCCGCGCAGCTTCTACCTGCGCCATCCGGCGGTCGTGGCGCCGGAATTGCTGAACAAGGTGCTCGTGCGCGCGGACGGGCGCGCCGGTCGCATCGTGGAGGTCGAGGCCTACGCCGGCAGCGAGGATCCGGCCGCGCATTCGCATCGCGGTCCGACGCTGCGCAACGCCAGCATGTTCGGTCCCGGCGGACATCTGTACGTGTACCTGAACTACGGCATCCACTGGTGCGCGAACGCGGTCTGCGGCGAGGTCGGCGAAGGCCACGGAATCCTGCTGCGGGCGATCGAACCGGTGGCCGGCGTGGACCTGATGCGGCAGGCGCGGGGAGGCCCGGCGAAGGAACGGGACATCGGCTCGGGCCCGGGCCGGCTCGGCCAGGCGATGGGCATCACCCGCGCGCTCGACGGCGCGGACCTGGTGACCGGGGACGCCGGGCTGTGGATCGTGTGCGATGGCGTGCTTCCGCCGGCGAACCCCGTGGTCGGCCCCCGCGTCGGCATCAGCCGGGCCGTCGACCTGCCGTGGCGCTGGTCGGTGCCGGCGAATGCGCACGTGTCGAAGGGCCGGCCCCGGCCGGGAGCGGTCCCCCGGCGTTCGCCACGATGAGCGCCTGTCGCAGGATCGTCGCGGCGGCATGGCCGCGCGATGCCGGAGCGCCCGCGAACGCGCGGACGCGCGGACGCTCGCCACGGGGAGCGGCGCGCCGTGTCGCCGTCGAAGCCGCGATGTAGCATCCTGAGGCCTGTTCCGTGCGGTCCCGGGCCCCGTCCACGATGCCCGCTGCGATCGGTCCCCCGCCCGCGCAATGCGTTGGAGCGGTGCCGTCGGACGAGACCCCCTTCCGCGCGAGGCGCTTGCAGTGAAGACATCCGGCCTGTTCCTCCTCACCGCGCTGGCCGAGATCATCGGCTGCTACCTGCCGTACCTGTGGCTGAAACAGGGACGGTCGGCCTGGCTGCTGTTGCCGGCCGCGCTGAGCCTGGCCGCGTTCGCGTGGCTGCTCACCCTCCACGGCACCGCCGCCGGTCGCGTCTACGCCGCCTACGGCGGCGTGTACGTCGCCACCGCGCTCGCCTGGCTGTGGGCGGTCGACGGGATCCGTCCGACGCCCTGGGACGTCGCCGGCGCGGCGGTGGCACTGCTCGGCATGGGGATCATCATGTTCCAGCCGCGATGATCGCGGCGGACGCCGCCTGGTGGCTGATCGCCGGGGTCGCGCTGGTCGCGCTGCTGTATTCGTCGGTGGGGCATGCGGGCGCTTCGGGCTACATCGCGGTGATGTCGCTGGTGGGGCTGGCACCGGAACAGATCCGGCCCGCCGCCCTCGTACTCAACATCCTGGTGGCGTCGATCGCGACCTGGCAGTTCCGCCGCGCCGGGCACTTTTCCTGGACGCTGTTCTGGCCGTTCGCGCTGCTGGCGGTGCCGCTGGCGTTCGTCGGCGGTTACCTCGACCTGCCGACGCGGGTCTTCAGGATCCTGGTGGGCGTGGTGCTGCTGGCATCGGCCTTGCAACTGGTGCTGCGGCCGCCGCGCGAGGGCGCGATCGGCACGCCCGGCAAACCGGTCGCGCTGGCCACCGGGGCCGGGCTGGGCCTGCTCGCGGGGCTGACCGGGACCGGCGGCGGGATCTTCCTCACCCCGCTGCTGATCTTCATGCGCTGGGCGCGTGCGGGCACCGCGGCCGGCGTCTCGGCGCCCTTCATCCTGCTCAATTCCGCCGCGGGCCTGGGCGGCAACTTCGGCGCGACGCAGTCGCTGCCTGGCTTCGTGCTGCCGCTGGTGCCGGCGGTGCTGATCGGCGGTTACCTCGGCGCGCACCTGGGCAGTCACCGGTTGCCGCATGCCGCGATCAAGCGCCTGCTCGCGGTGGTGCTCGCGATCGCCGGCACCAAGCTGCTGTTCGCCTGACGACGCCGCGACCGGTCCGTCGCGCGTCCGGGCCCCGCTCAGTCCACGCCGATGTCGAAGTGGAGCACGTCCTCGCGCACGCCGAGTTTCGTGTACAGCGCCACCGCGGGCGCGTCCGGCGGATCGGCCTGCACGTAGATCACCCAGGCGCCGCGTTCGCGCGCGATGCCGCGCAACTCGGCGATCAGCGCGGTGGCGATGCCGCGGCGGCGATGCGCCGCGTCCACGGCGAGGTCGTAGATGTACAGCTCGCTGCGCGCCTGCTCGAACTTGGGCAGCTCGTACGCCGCCAGCCCGCCGACCACCCGGTCGCCCGCGATGGCCGCGATCGCGACGAACTGGCGCCCGTCCAGCAGCGCGCGCAGGTAGGCGTCGTCGGGTTGCGCCGCGGTGTAGGTCGTGCGGTCCTCGAACGCTTCGCCCATCATCGCCATCATCGCGCGGAACGTGACGAGGTCGTCTGCCGCCAGGCGCTGGATCCGGAATGTCGTGGTCGTGGTCATCGGAAGTTGCCGTGGTCGGGCCGGGCAGGGACTGCGCGGCAGTGTCGGTCATCCGTGGCGCCGCGCACAGGGTGGCTCGGCCGTGGGCCGTGCCGGGTGCTCGCTTGCGCAGGCACGGCGCATGGCGCTAGCCTCCGTGCAGGGGACGTACAACGAGGGAAGACAGGGATGACGATCCGGGTGTTCATGGTCGACGACCATGCGCTGGTCCGCGCGGGAATGCGCATGATTCTTTCGGGTGAAACCGACATCGAGGTGGTGGGCGAGGCGGAGAGCGGAGAGAGCGCGCTGCCGATGATCCGCAAGCTCAAGCCCGACGTGGTGCTGTGCGACCTGCACCTGCCGGGTGTGAGTGGCCTGGAGGTGACCGAACGCGTGGTCAAGGGCCGGCACGCCAAGGTGATCGTGGTGTCGGTGCTGGAAGACGGACCGATGCCGCGCAAGCTGATCGAGGCCGGCGCGTCGGGCTACGTCGGCAAGGGCGGCGACTCGGCCGAGCTGTTGCGCGCGGTCCGCGACGTCGCGCGCGGCAGGCGCTACCTCGCCAGCGGCATCGCGCAGAAGCTCGCGCTGGCCGGACTGATCGGCGGTGGTTCGCCTTTCGACGAGCTGTCGCCGCGCGAACTGGAGATCGCGATGCTGCTCGTGCAGGGGCTGCGCCAGGAAGAGATCGCGAAGAAGCTCAGCCTCAGCCCGAAGACGGTCAACACGCACAAGTCGCGGCTGTTCCAGAAGCTGCAGATCGAGGACAACATCGCGCTGGCGCGGCTGGCGAGCCAGTACGGCCTGGTCGATCCGTCGCAGGTGCTGTAGCGGTTCGCGTCGGCGCTGCGTCGCGACCGACCTGTTGCGGGCGCGGAGCCGTCGACCCCGAACGGGTGGACGACGCACGTGGCGGCGATCGCGCCGGCGCAAACGCAGCGGCGCGGGCGGCGAGGCCCGGGCGGATCAGCGGTGCCGCAGGCGCGCGGCGCGAGTGCGGCGTACGGCGTACGGGCCGATCGAGTGAAACGGCGCGCCGCCCGCACGCGGTCTTTCGACCACCCGCGGGTCCGCAGGTCGATACAGCCGGCCCGGGTCCAGCCGCGATCGGCATGGACCCGGGCCACGGGCGTCAGGCGCTGCGGGTGGCGCCTTCTCCGGCCGGGTCCTCGCGTTCGTCGTTGGCGCTGTCGACGACTTCGACCGCTTCGACCGAGTCTGCAGCTTCGGCAGCGGGCGAGGCGTCCTGCTGCGCCACCAACGGTGCCGGTGCCGGTGCGGGTGCATCGAACAGGCCCGGCGCGATGTCGGCCTGCGGCAGCGGTGCGGTTGCGGCGGCTTCCACCGCCTCGGGAGCTGCCTGCGCGGCGGATGCGACGGCCTCGATTCCGGCGTCCGCATCGGCGACCAGGGGCTGCGCGGGCGGCGCGGGCATCGCGGCGTCGCCGACGGGCGCACTGGCGACGGGGGCGTCGGGTCGGGCGTCCACCGCATCGCGCGGCAGCGGCTCCGCGGACACGTTCGCCGGGACAGGCCCGGCGGCGACATCCGCCACCGGACGTGGTACGGCATCCGCCGCGGTGTCGTCCGCGGCACCGGCTGCCTGCGGCGGTTCGATCACGGGTGAGGGCATGCGAGACGATGCGGCGTCTGCCGTGCGCCGTGGCGCGCCCGTCGGCTCGCTGGCGGATCCGCCCGTTGCCTGCGCGGGAAGGGCTGCCGCATCCCTCGCGGCGCCCGGCTCATCGAACTCGAACTCGGGCTGGCTGCGCTGTGCGAGCACCTTCGCGGCCGCATCGACCTCGTCGTTCTCTTCCTCGCCGTCCGCGTCGGTGTCGTCGATGCCGTCGGCGGAGAGGCCCGTCGCTGTCTCGCCTGCTCCGCGACGGCGGCGGCGCCCACCGCGGCGGCCGCGGCGACGGCGGCCACCGGCGGCGGCATCGTCGCCGCCCGCAGCGCCTGGCGCCTCGTCGGTGCCGGCGTCGGCCGCCATCGGATTGATCGCGGTCGCGTCTTCCCGTTGCGCCTCGTCTGTCGCGAGCGGCGCCTGGACTGCGATGCCGGCGAGTGCGGGCGCCTTGTCCGAAGCGGCTTCCGCGACCGGTGTCGCGTGCTGTTCCGTCGCTTCCGGGGCTTCAGCTGCCTTGGGCGACGAGGACTTCTGCGCCGGCCTGGGCTTCTTCTGCGACTGGGGCTGGCCGGGCTGCGCCGCGGGCTGGCGCGCCTGCTGGCCGCGGGCCTGCTGACCCTGGCGCGGCTCCTTCTGCGACTGCGCGGCCGCCTGCGCCGTTCCCTCGCGACGGGGAGACCTGCCGTTGCGCGGCTCCCGGCGGGCGGCGCCGCTGCGCTCGCCCCGATCGTTCCGCTCGCCGCGCGCCGGGCGCTCGCCGCGCTGCGACGGGGCGGCCTGCGGTGCAGGTGCGGGGGTCGCAACCGGTTCGCTGCCGAGGATCCGCTTGACCCAGCCGAACAGGCCACCGGCGGCGACGGGTGCGGCCACGGGCACCGGTGCCGGGGCCGGCGCCGGAGCGGGCGCCGGAGCCACGGGCTCGGGCTGCGGTTCGCGGACCGGCGCGGGCTGCGACGGACGCACGTTGGTGACCGCGGGCGCAGGCACGTTGAGATTGTTCTTGGTCAGCGCGATCGTCGCCACCCTGCGCGGCGTGCCGCGCTGGTAGCTCGGACGCGCCGACTCCTCGCCCAGTTCGTTCTCGCGCAGGCGCGTGACCTCGTAGTGCGGAGTATGCAGCTGTTCGTCGGCGACGATGACGATCGGCGCGTCGTGGCGCTTCTCGATCTCGGCCAGCGCGCCGCGCTTCTCGTTGAGCAGGAAGTTGGCGATCTCCACCGGCGCCTGCACCAGCACCTGGCCGGTGTTGTCCTTCATCGCGTGCTCCTCGGCGACGCGGATGATCGACAGGCTCAGCGATTCGACGCTGCGCATGCGGCCGTGGCCCTCGCAGCGCGGGCACACGATCTGGCTCGACTCGCCCAGCGAGGCGCGCAGGCGCTGGCGGCTCATCTCGAGCAGGCCGAACTTCGAGATCCGGCCCAGCTGCACGCGCGCGCGGTCGTACTTGAGCGCGTTCTGCAGCCTGTTCTCGACCTCGCGCTGGTGCTTGCCCGAGTCCATGTCGATGAAGTCGATCACCACCAGGCCGCCCAGGTCGCGCAGCCGCATCTGGCGCGCGACTTCCTCGGCCGCCTCCAGGTTGGTGTTGAACGCGGTGGTCTCGATGTCGGCGCCCTTGGTGGCGCGCGCGGAGTTGACGTCGATCGCGGTCAGGGCTTCGGTCTGGTCGATCACCAGCGCACCGCCCGAGGGCAGGCGCACCGTGCGCTCGTAGGCCGCCTCGATCTGCGATTCGATCTGGTAGCGGTTGAACAGCGGGACATCGTCGGTGTAGTGCTTGAGCTTGCGCAGGTTGTGCGGCATCACCTGCTCGACGAAATCCTTCGCCTCCTCGAACATCTCGGGCGTGTCGACCAGGATCTCGCCGATGTCGGCGCGC
It includes:
- a CDS encoding ribonuclease E/G, producing the protein MKRMLINATQAEELRVAIVDGQSLYDIDIEQPSREQKKSNIYKGRITRLEPSLEAAFVEYGAERHGFLPLKEISRDYFQAGADHRSGNIKELLREGQEVVVQVDKEERGNKGAALTTFISLAGRYMVLMPNSPTAGGVSRRIEGDDRAELKKAMDALTIPDEMGVIIRTAGVGRDAEELQWDLDYLLSIWRAIAGAALSKPSPFLIYQESRLITRALRDYMRADIGEILVDTPEMFEEAKDFVEQVMPHNLRKLKHYTDDVPLFNRYQIESQIEAAYERTVRLPSGGALVIDQTEALTAIDVNSARATKGADIETTAFNTNLEAAEEVARQMRLRDLGGLVVIDFIDMDSGKHQREVENRLQNALKYDRARVQLGRISKFGLLEMSRQRLRASLGESSQIVCPRCEGHGRMRSVESLSLSIIRVAEEHAMKDNTGQVLVQAPVEIANFLLNEKRGALAEIEKRHDAPIVIVADEQLHTPHYEVTRLRENELGEESARPSYQRGTPRRVATIALTKNNLNVPAPAVTNVRPSQPAPVREPQPEPVAPAPAPAPAPAPVPVAAPVAAGGLFGWVKRILGSEPVATPAPAPQAAPSQRGERPARGERNDRGERSGAARREPRNGRSPRREGTAQAAAQSQKEPRQGQQARGQQARQPAAQPGQPQSQKKPRPAQKSSSPKAAEAPEATEQHATPVAEAASDKAPALAGIAVQAPLATDEAQREDATAINPMAADAGTDEAPGAAGGDDAAAGGRRRRGRRGGRRRRRGAGETATGLSADGIDDTDADGEEENDEVDAAAKVLAQRSQPEFEFDEPGAARDAAALPAQATGGSASEPTGAPRRTADAASSRMPSPVIEPPQAAGAADDTAADAVPRPVADVAAGPVPANVSAEPLPRDAVDARPDAPVASAPVGDAAMPAPPAQPLVADADAGIEAVASAAQAAPEAVEAAATAPLPQADIAPGLFDAPAPAPAPLVAQQDASPAAEAADSVEAVEVVDSANDEREDPAGEGATRSA
- a CDS encoding LysR substrate-binding domain-containing protein; this translates as MQDLNDLYYFAMVVDHGGFAAAERALGIPKSRLSRRISQLENELGVRLLQRSTRRFAVTDVGQSVHRHAQSMLAEATAAREVVDRLSAEPRGVVKASVPVGVAQQLMPKLLPDFLARFPDVRVQLHVSNRRVDVINEGFDVAIRVRTKFDDDGSLVMRSFGMIQELLVASPRYLDRAGRPKTPEDLEGHTSMSMGEDEGRQRWELQGRDGEVRRIELKPRVSGFDFPMLMDLAKQGLGITMLPETLCADAVRSGELEVVLPEWRLPQGVAHAVFASRRGMLPAVRVFIDFLAERLPTLIEESSLNCRHCGKDGAEEGDPGRVAAPRRKPASAPAQAAMR
- a CDS encoding AAC(3)-I family aminoglycoside N-acetyltransferase, translating into MTTTTTFRIQRLAADDLVTFRAMMAMMGEAFEDRTTYTAAQPDDAYLRALLDGRQFVAIAAIAGDRVVGGLAAYELPKFEQARSELYIYDLAVDAAHRRRGIATALIAELRGIARERGAWVIYVQADPPDAPAVALYTKLGVREDVLHFDIGVD
- a CDS encoding FMN-dependent NADH-azoreductase yields the protein MKLLHIDSSVLGDQSVTRELTAAIVARWRSRVRGLEVQSRDLARDPLPHLSAATLAGSDALEAARGETALREFLEADVVVIGAPMYNFAIPSTLKAWIDRIAVRGRTFRYTENGPVGLAGGKRVIVATAAGGIHDGQPSDFVEPYLRHTLGFLGVQDIEFVRADGIGLSPEHRAASIAAALGALPGPERKAA
- a CDS encoding response regulator; amino-acid sequence: MTIRVFMVDDHALVRAGMRMILSGETDIEVVGEAESGESALPMIRKLKPDVVLCDLHLPGVSGLEVTERVVKGRHAKVIVVSVLEDGPMPRKLIEAGASGYVGKGGDSAELLRAVRDVARGRRYLASGIAQKLALAGLIGGGSPFDELSPRELEIAMLLVQGLRQEEIAKKLSLSPKTVNTHKSRLFQKLQIEDNIALARLASQYGLVDPSQVL
- a CDS encoding YnfA family protein gives rise to the protein MKTSGLFLLTALAEIIGCYLPYLWLKQGRSAWLLLPAALSLAAFAWLLTLHGTAAGRVYAAYGGVYVATALAWLWAVDGIRPTPWDVAGAAVALLGMGIIMFQPR
- a CDS encoding sulfite exporter TauE/SafE family protein is translated as MIAADAAWWLIAGVALVALLYSSVGHAGASGYIAVMSLVGLAPEQIRPAALVLNILVASIATWQFRRAGHFSWTLFWPFALLAVPLAFVGGYLDLPTRVFRILVGVVLLASALQLVLRPPREGAIGTPGKPVALATGAGLGLLAGLTGTGGGIFLTPLLIFMRWARAGTAAGVSAPFILLNSAAGLGGNFGATQSLPGFVLPLVPAVLIGGYLGAHLGSHRLPHAAIKRLLAVVLAIAGTKLLFA
- a CDS encoding DNA-3-methyladenine glycosylase gives rise to the protein MADRNPLPRSFYLRHPAVVAPELLNKVLVRADGRAGRIVEVEAYAGSEDPAAHSHRGPTLRNASMFGPGGHLYVYLNYGIHWCANAVCGEVGEGHGILLRAIEPVAGVDLMRQARGGPAKERDIGSGPGRLGQAMGITRALDGADLVTGDAGLWIVCDGVLPPANPVVGPRVGISRAVDLPWRWSVPANAHVSKGRPRPGAVPRRSPR